The Oryzias latipes chromosome 1, ASM223467v1 genome contains a region encoding:
- the LOC101173280 gene encoding sperm acrosome-associated protein 5-like, producing the protein MMSGVRMRALVLFALGVLGCSLVEGRIVTKCELRQRLIQVIATLPQSAQHAGLKADDIVAKIVCHAEQGSNFTTSLVTEAAAELSQENNGGQQGVMSNTEPPHARKRRHSNQGQSSGENDDVWALYGLFQLSSPQFCSSGEEASPNICQTNCNNFLDDDITDDIGCVLKLLTDLLQNGFRSDHWKELKKILKVMFQEKCRAVHAKDYFAECQ; encoded by the exons ATGATGTCTGGTGTCAGGATGAGGGCTCTCGTGTTGTTTGCGTTGGGAGTGCTGGGCTGCAGTCTGGTCGAAGGTCGAATTGTGACCAAATGCGAACTGAGGCAGCGGCTAATCCAGGTGATCGCCACCCTCCCACAGTCAGCTCAGCATGCGGGACTGAAAGCAGATGACATTGTTGCCAAGA TCGTGTGCCATGCAGAGCAGGGCTCCAACTTCACCACCAGTTTGGTAACCGAGGCTGCAGCTGAACTCAGCCAGGAAAACAACGGGGGTCAACAAGGGGTCATGTCAAACACAGAGCCGCCCCATGCCCGAAAACGACGCCACTCCAACCAGGGCCAAAGCAGCGGCGAGAACGATGACGTCTGGGCTCTGTACGGCCTTTTCCAACTCAGTAGTCCTCAGTTCTGCAGCAGCGGCGAGGAAGCCTCCCCCAACATCTGCCAGACGAACTGCAACA ACTTCCTCGATGACGACATAACGGACGACATCGGCTGCGTGTTGAAGCTCCTCACCGACCTTCT TCAAAATGGCTTCAGGTCAGATCACtggaaggagctgaagaagat ccTCAAGGTCATGTTTCAGGAAAAATGCAGAGCGGTGCATGCCAAAGACTACTTCGCTGAATGCCAATAA
- the LOC101173525 gene encoding surfeit locus protein 6 homolog has protein sequence MKLGLLLVLATAAFVAHLSESKIISRCELKKKLQQALTVTKTNDKILALVSCEVERRSHLDSSLVMGNAVRPPPAATPTAQAAAGNNTVTVVDTSSTTSAAAVSAANAGNSTVGSLRRKREARFDGKRGESRRNEDEDGVDDNSENDHNKEDEDNKNDDNSEDEDNNENDDNSEDEDNSEDEDNSEEEDNSEEEDNNSEDDDNSDSSHDESDDESSQDEKNNEEIDETNVVKVGNGSQEMVTQAATVAMDTAGTSNSIAGSLRRKRDAPSKKSHKKKGKKDDRKDTDSSKENHAGKHGQESTSSGESHEKVTNGVVGATTSKPTTAAASFTATGTAAVSDSTSAGFRKKREARFRRSPDSRKGKDESKEEEESKEEKGGKGGKHSHKPSEVGSHQQGTVKPTRSAASVPSTATASATASAAVPSTTARLLIRRRRASSTETEKDNDKDDKSKETQGSSSQEDHSYKPLNGSVSFYGLFQLSGSLCDSGNSGSKTECGTKCSAFMDDDITDDAKCFVESGYWRSILKEISSSCLKQMDTYFAGCQ, from the exons ATGAAGCTGGGATTGCTGTTGGTGTTGGCCACGGCCGCCTTTGTGGCACATCTGTCTGAGAGCAAGATCATCTCGAGATGTGAGCTGAAGAAGAAGCTCCAGCAGGCCCTGACCGTTACCAAAACTAACGACAAAATCCTAGCTCTGG TTTCCTGTGAAGTGGAGAGAAGATCCCATCTGGACTCCAGCCTGGTCATGGGGAACGCTGTGCGCCCACCTCCAGCAGCCACACCAACCGCACAGGCGGCTGCTGGTAATAACACGGTCACTGTCGTGGACACCAGCTCAACAACCTCGGCTGCAGCTGTTAGCGCCGCCAACGCCGGAAACAGCACCGTTGGGAGTTTGAGACGAAAGCGAGAGGCTCGATTTGATGGGAAACGAGGGGAATCGAGAAGGAACGAAGATGAAGATGGCGTTGATGACAACAGTGAAAATGACCACAACAAGGAAGATGAagacaacaaaaatgacgacaacAGTGAAGACGAAGACAACAACGAAAATGACGACAACAGTGAAGACGAAGACAACAGTGAAGACGAAGACAACAGTGAAGAGGAAGACAACAGTGAAGAGGAAGACAACAACAGTGAAGATGACGACAACAGTGATAGCAGCCATGATGAAAGTGATGATGAGAGCAGCCAAGATGAAAAGAACAACGAAGAAATCGATGAGACCAATGTTGTGAAAGTTGGGAATGGAAGCCAGGAGATGGTAACTCAGGCAGCCACGGTTGCCATGGACACAGCTGGGACGTCAAACAGCATTGCAGGTAGCTTGAGACGAAAACGAGACGCTCCATCCAAAAAGAGccacaagaaaaaaggaaagaaagacgaCAGAAAAGACAcagacagcagcaaagaaaaccATGCTGGTAAGCATGGTCAGGAATCTACTTCTTCAGGTGAAAGCCATGAAAAGGTAACCAATGGCGTTGTCGGGGCAACAACCAGTAAACCCACCACCGCCGCCGCCTCCTTCACTGCTACAGGCACCGCTGCTGTGTCAGACAGCACCTCTGCAGGGTTCAGAAAAAAACGAGAGGCTCGGTTCAGGAGGAGTCCAGACAGCAGAAAGGGGAAAGATGAGAGtaaggaagaagaggaaagcaAAGAAGAGAAAGGTGGAAAAGGCGGAAAACACAGCCATAAACCTTCTGAAGTGGGAAGCCACCAACAGGGAACCGTTAAGCCAACCCGGAGTGCTGCCTCTGTTCCGTCCACCGCCACTGCTTCTGCCACTGCTTCTGCAGCAGTGCCCAGCACCACAGCCAGGCTCCTCATACGGAGACGACGGGCTTCCTCCACGGAGACGGAAAAGGACAATGACAAAGatgacaaaagcaaagaaacccAGGGATCTTCTTCTCAAGAGGACCACTCCTACAAGCCTTTAAATGGATCCGTCAGCTTTTACGGCCTCTTCCAGCTGTCCGGCAGCCTCTGTGATTCTGGCAACAGCGGGTCCAAAACCGAGTGTGGCACAAAGTGCTCAG CCTTCATGGATGACGACATAACTGATGACGCTAAATGCTTCGTGGAGAGTGGCTACTGGAG atCAATTCTGAAAGAGATCTCCAGCAGCTGCCTCAAGCAAATGGACACCTACTTTGCTGGATGTCAATAA
- the LOC110015918 gene encoding uncharacterized protein LOC110015918, translating into MLTTVSSLESSILPLAVAALLHVSSSSGRSASLTTLSPFNPHHSHPPTHTEEASALFMTFDDLYPLPLLHKHIFLICLLHQHQQSIMGVLLDSSWMRFGPAGKGSDDWVTRSPSVQEQQNPHWNEPESGEDRSLEFVLYAVLPVISILLLVLLASLFYHCCSRGKLSLANIVTLNLRDADSSAEFLASLTRNAERHASTTSDGSDGVFVMVYLSPPYEGTLSRITRAASLSSSKDVESMKIEDLEAKLCPDLMSSSQ; encoded by the exons ATGTTAACCACCGTCTCATCCCTGGagtcatccatccttccattggCTGTcgctgctttgctgcatgtgAGCAGCAGCTCAGGCCGTAGCGCCTCTCTTACCACCCTCTCACCCTTTAACCCTCATCATTCTCATCCCCCCACCCACACTGAAGAGGCGTCTGCTCTGTTTATGACATTTGATGATCTCTATCCACTGCCTTTacttcacaaacacatcttcctcatctgtctgctccACCAGCATCAGCAGAGCATCATGGGAGTGCTACTGGACAGCAGCTGGATGAGGTTCGGACCAGCTGGGAAAGGGTCGGACGACTGGGTGACGAGATCACCATCAGTCCAGGAGCAGCAG AACCCTCACTGGAATGAGCCGGAGTCAGGAGAAGACAGGAGCTTAGAGTTTGTGCTTTATGCTGTCCTGCCGGTCATCTCCATCCTCCTGCTGGTTCTCCTGGCTTCTCTGTTCTACCACTGCTGCTCCCGCGGTAAACTCAGCCTGGCCAACATCGTCACTCTGAATCTCAGGGATGCCGACAGCAGTGCAGAGTTCCTGGCCTCCCTGACCAGGAACGCTGAGCGTCACGCCAGCACTACTTCCGATGGATCTGATGGAGTCTTTGTGATGGTCTACCTTTCTCCACCCTATGAAGGAACGCTTTCCAGAATCACCCGAGCTGCCAGCCTGTCCAGCTCCAAAGACGTGGAGTCAATGAAGATTGAAGATTTGGAGGCCAAGTTGTGTCCTGACCTCATGTCAAGCAGTCAATAA